The following is a genomic window from Chlamydiota bacterium.
TTTGGGTGAAAATAAAGATTTGAGGGCGCTTGTGCCTACTGAGGAATTGATTGTTTTGTCTGGGGAAGGGGATGTGGGTGAACCCCTGACCAAAGCGATTGATCAAAAACCGGAACAAATTCGCGTCATTGGAGATGAAAAGAATTGGCCTCGTTATGGTCCTTCTTTGAGAGAAAAAGGAATTCAAGCCGTTTACGCCCGTGAAGGATTTGATGTGGACTGGTTGGTCTGGGCTGTATTGTGTGCGGATTCTGCGGAGGAATTTAATAGGCTGATCAAAGCCCTTGAAATCCCCAAGGAAGAGGCGGATGCCTTAAGAGAGCAAATGACTCAAGATGGAGGAGTCAGGCCTCCTTTACAGGTTCGTTCTCTCATGCGAGACATGGAGCTCACTCGCGAGTCCGCCGATATTCGGGACGAGAGTATGTAAAACGGGTTTCCATGGGTCTATTGCTTGCCAATTTCTTCGAACCGCATTTTCACAAGTGTTCTTCTAGAGATCGATAAAATTCTAGAGATGTATTTTTTTACGAGATTCATGCGAAAATTTTTAGGAATTAAAATTTCGGGCAGAGTTTTAAAAAGCCTGCTTTTGGCGGGGGTTAAGTAAAGTAAATCAAGAAGGGCTTTTTCAGGAGAAGCCATTTTTGCGATGCCTTTTCCAATAATCTCAAAGCCAAAAAAGAAATTGGGATGGATACGATGGATTGAAAATGTGCCGAGTGGAGTTTTGTAAATCTTTGTTCTGCTCAAGGAAATAGCATAGATATTTTCGGGAATTTGTGAAATCATTTCATGATAATAAAGGGCTGTTTGAAGGGAAATATAGCTTGGCCATGGAGCGGTGAGACTTTCGGGGATGGTTAAGGGATCTGTTTGTGGAAAGGCCCAGACGCCTTTTGAGAGATGAACGAACAGTTGCGATTCTGAAAGACGGGAGAGCATTTTAGACGCATGAGGGGCTGAAAGTTTCAGTAAGGCTGCTGCATCTTGAGTAGAGACGCTCCCTTGATGGAGTTTCAAAAGTTCTTGATAAGCATGGATCAGTCTCATAATTTCAGTTTCTCTATTTCTCTCAAAACTTCTTCATGTAGTTTTTCCCATATTTCTTTGCTGTAGTATTCCTGGTATTCATGGGCAAGATACGCGAGCACCTGACCTTTAAAATCTTCCCATCTTAATGATTTTGCATTCTCTAGAGCTCGTTGAACATCTATTCCCTGAAGGTGAAAGGGTTCCTTTGCTATGATGGCTCCGGCCTCAATGAGGAGTTTGAGATCAAAGATATCTCTGGCTTGAGTGATGTTACGGTTACTGAGAGCATGTAATTTCTGAGCAAAGGCAGTGGTCTTTGAGTAGTGATTCACTAAAACAGGATAGAGTTTATAGAATTGAATCATTTCAGGATCAATAGGCTCAAATTGGGTTCTTTCAATGAGGGTTCTTCGTGAGAATTCAATTTTTGTTGGGACGAGGACTTCCTTCCCTTCTACTTTAAGTAAAATTTTCCATCGTTGGGTTGTTTCTGTTTGTTTTGGGGTAGAAGTGCGATTGAGTTCAATACCACGGGAATTCAGCATGTGGTGCAAGGACTTGCTGTTAAGGATTTTCCCAATTTTCCTTTCGAGTGTATCTTTTGCAACCGTTTGAATATCGATGTCCAGGTCTTCAGAGTAACGGATGCTTTTCATAAAAAAACGTAAATTACATCCTCCTTTTAGGGCATAGAGTCCCTTATCAAGATTTTCTCCAACATGGCGTAGGAAAATAAGATGAAACAACTCAACCGCTTGTAAATGTGAATAAGTATTCATATTTTATATATTACAAGAATTAGACATTTATGTCAAATAAGAGTATTGACCCAAGAACAGAGATAGGAAATGGAATTCGACGCAAAATCTTGGCCATCATCTTGACCTTCAGAAAGCCTCGACAGACACCTGTCAGTGTATGCCTACGTTTTTTTCAGGTCAATCTGGCTCAAGCTTTTGCGTCTCGGTTCTCATTTCCTATCTCTGTCCTTGGGATTGATATAAGGATAGAAAAAAGAAGCAAAAACGCAAGACTTAGTGCTTGAGTTATATTGTTGTTGGTAAAACAATTTGAATTCCACCCTTTTTTGTCATATACTGAACCCCCTAAAAATTGTAATTTTGTTTGACCTGAAAGGAGTGTTGATTATGGTGAAGCGCCAGTTGCTTGAAGAAATGGCAAAGAGGCAAGAGAATGGCCCTCTTCTTATTAATATGTTAACCAAGAGAATTCGGCAATTGTTTCGAGGGGATAAACCCATGGTTGAAAGCGCCCCCTCAGAAGACTACGATAGTATTGCCGTTAGGGAATTTCTCGAAGGGAAGTTGTACATGAAAGAATTAATCTTAGAAAAATAATTAAAATTTAAATTTCTGTATGAGTGATGATAAAAAGTTAGAGGATCAAGCTTCTAAGAAAGAGATGGATAGTGCTCCTCCGGGTTCAAAAACTTCTGACCTTTCTTTCAAGGAGGAAGGTGATCAAAGGGTTTTGGATAAGCGGGTGTGGACTTCAAGGAAGCGTTTAGAAGAGCTCAAAAAAAAGGCCCAGAGTTCCGAGTTTTATTTGGACCATCTTCAACGGCTTCAAGCGGAATTTGATAATTTTCGAAAAAGAAATGTCAAAGAGCGCGAAGATTTTAGAAAGCTCGTTCTCGAAGACTTTTTGATTGAATTGGTTGAAGTTCTCGATAATTTTGAGAGGGCTTTAGAATCATCTAAAGAAAACCAGAACTTCGAGAATTTTAGAACAGGTGTGAATATGATTTATCACCAATTTCAGGATTGCTTAAGTCGTCGAGGAATTACGGTTATTGAGGCTTCGGGGCAAATTTTTGATCCCCTGAAGCATGATGCGGTTTCTTACGAAGACTCTAGTCATTCCCCCCATCAGGTTATTCATCAATTAAGTAGGGGGTATTCTCTTCATGGAAAGGTGATTCGCCCCAGCAGGGTCAAGGTTTCAAAAGAGTCACCTCCTTCTGAAAAGGACGCATCTTCTACTGTTGATCCCTCATCCCCAAAAAATAATGATTGTAAGGAAGGCGAAGCTGGTAAGAATTCATGAAGGGTAAGTCCAATTTAATTCGGGTTGTCATTGGTACCGGATTTGGACTGTTTGTCGCGGCTCTCCTTTTCTTTCAAATTCGTGTAAAAGATTTTTCAATCCTTCTTAAGGCTTTGTCAGGGACTCAAATTTTTCTAGCCTTTCTTTTTTATACGGTGACGACTTTTTTAAGAGCCCTCCGGTGGCAGGGGATGCTGGTCGGTAAAAAAATCCGACTTTTTTCTCTTTTCTGTGTCACCTCGATTCATAATATTTTGAATCATCTTCTTCCCGCGAGAACGGGCGAGGCCTCTTATGTTATTTTAATGAAGAAAACGGCATCGGTCAGTTCTTCTCAAGGGATTGCGACGCTTCTTCTTGCACGGGTCTTTGATTTAACGGCGATGGGATTTTTTTTCTTAGGATCGCTTTTGCTTTTTTGGAATCAAATCACCGTTCCCGTGATGAAGCTTTTTATGATCACTTTTTTTAGCCTGCCTTTTTTACTGCTTATTTTTTTAGTCGCTTTTTCTAGGAAAGGGGCTCAAGCTGTTCATGATTTTTTTTTAAAGCGGGGTTTTTTAAAATGGAAATTTTTTTCGTGGCTGTCTCAAGGTTTGAAACAGCTTTCACAGGATCTTTATCAAATTAAAGCTTCAGGAAAATTGTGGAGGTATGTTGCTCTAACCTTCCTGGTCTGGGGTACAAAATTTTATTGTTTTTATATCATTGCTCGGAATTTAATTTCTTCTCAAGTGATTACGTTTTGGACAACCGTTTTGGGAACGACGTTTTCGGAACTGGCTTCGACCTTACCTATCTATGGTTTTGCAGGTTTGGGGACGATTGAGGGAGGATGGACTTTAGGGTTTTTGCTTTTGGGAATCAGCCGCCAAGAAGTGATTCTGGCTGCTTTTTGTTTTCATTTACTCGTTTTAAGTTTTGCGGCCATTTTGGGGATTTTCGGATTCTTTTGTTTGAGGACCCATTCGAAGGTAAATTCAAATAAAGAAACGATATGAAAAAGAATTTAATTTATATTTTGGTTCTGCTGACTCTTTCATTAGTGGTTTTCTTCTTTAAGCTGGGATCCCTTCCTCTTTTTGATCCCGATGAACCTCGCTATGCTGGAACGGCATCTGAAATGATGGAAAGCAAGGACTGGATTAATCCCCAGTTTAACGGGGAAGACCGTTGGGATAAACCCGTTTTATTTTATTGGTTCATTGCAGGGGCCTATCAACTGTTTGGAATTTCAGAGTGGAGTGCTCGGTTCCCTTCCGCACTTTTTGGACTCTTAAGCTTATTTCTTGTTTTTTTCTGGGCCTGGAAGAATAATCAAAAAGAGC
Proteins encoded in this region:
- a CDS encoding nucleotidyl transferase AbiEii/AbiGii toxin family protein yields the protein MNTYSHLQAVELFHLIFLRHVGENLDKGLYALKGGCNLRFFMKSIRYSEDLDIDIQTVAKDTLERKIGKILNSKSLHHMLNSRGIELNRTSTPKQTETTQRWKILLKVEGKEVLVPTKIEFSRRTLIERTQFEPIDPEMIQFYKLYPVLVNHYSKTTAFAQKLHALSNRNITQARDIFDLKLLIEAGAIIAKEPFHLQGIDVQRALENAKSLRWEDFKGQVLAYLAHEYQEYYSKEIWEKLHEEVLREIEKLKL
- a CDS encoding DNA-directed RNA polymerase subunit omega — encoded protein: MAKRQENGPLLINMLTKRIRQLFRGDKPMVESAPSEDYDSIAVREFLEGKLYMKELILEK
- a CDS encoding nucleotide exchange factor GrpE, with translation MSDDKKLEDQASKKEMDSAPPGSKTSDLSFKEEGDQRVLDKRVWTSRKRLEELKKKAQSSEFYLDHLQRLQAEFDNFRKRNVKEREDFRKLVLEDFLIELVEVLDNFERALESSKENQNFENFRTGVNMIYHQFQDCLSRRGITVIEASGQIFDPLKHDAVSYEDSSHSPHQVIHQLSRGYSLHGKVIRPSRVKVSKESPPSEKDASSTVDPSSPKNNDCKEGEAGKNS
- a CDS encoding flippase-like domain-containing protein, which encodes MKGKSNLIRVVIGTGFGLFVAALLFFQIRVKDFSILLKALSGTQIFLAFLFYTVTTFLRALRWQGMLVGKKIRLFSLFCVTSIHNILNHLLPARTGEASYVILMKKTASVSSSQGIATLLLARVFDLTAMGFFFLGSLLLFWNQITVPVMKLFMITFFSLPFLLLIFLVAFSRKGAQAVHDFFLKRGFLKWKFFSWLSQGLKQLSQDLYQIKASGKLWRYVALTFLVWGTKFYCFYIIARNLISSQVITFWTTVLGTTFSELASTLPIYGFAGLGTIEGGWTLGFLLLGISRQEVILAAFCFHLLVLSFAAILGIFGFFCLRTHSKVNSNKETI